In Pseudomonas fluorescens, a genomic segment contains:
- a CDS encoding gamma-butyrobetaine hydroxylase-like domain-containing protein, whose amino-acid sequence MSKFPTAVNLHKTSNTLGLTYGPDEAYRLPAEFLRVHSPSAEVQGHGKPILQFGKLNVRLSKVEPAGQYALKLTFDDGHDSGLFTWDYLYQLAVRQDALWADYLAELKAAGKTRDPSQSVVRLML is encoded by the coding sequence ATGTCCAAATTTCCTACTGCTGTAAACCTGCACAAAACCTCCAACACCCTCGGCCTCACCTACGGGCCCGATGAGGCCTACCGGTTGCCCGCCGAATTCCTACGGGTTCACTCGCCTTCCGCCGAGGTCCAGGGCCACGGCAAACCCATCCTGCAATTCGGCAAGCTCAACGTGCGCTTGAGCAAGGTCGAACCGGCCGGCCAGTACGCACTGAAATTGACCTTCGACGACGGACATGACAGCGGACTGTTCACCTGGGACTACCTCTACCAATTGGCCGTGCGTCAGGACGCACTGTGGGCTGACTACCTTGCCGAGCTCAAGGCAGCCGGCAAAACCCGCGACCCGAGTCAGTCGGTCGTACGGCTGATGCTCTAG
- the phaC gene encoding class II poly(R)-hydroxyalkanoic acid synthase, protein MSNKNNDDLKRQASENTLGLNPIIALRKKDLLASAKMVLTQAIKQPLHSVKHVAHFGVELKNVMFGKSQLQPENDDRRFHDPAWSQNPLYKRYLQTYLAWRKELHDWIGDSNLSEQDISRGHFVINLMTEAMAPTNSAANPAAIKRFFETGGKSLLDGLSHLAKDMVHNGGMPSQVNMGAFEVGKSLGTTEGAVVFRNDVLELIQYKPITEQVHERPLLVVPPQINKFYVFDLSPDKSLARFCLRNGQQTFIVSWRNPTKAQREWGLSTYIEALKEAVDVVTAITGSKDINMLGACSGGITCTALLGHYAALGEKKVNALTLLVSVLDTTLDTQVALFVDEQTLEAAKRHSYQAGVLEGRDMAKVFAWMRPNDLIWNYWVNNYLLGNEPPVFDILFWNNDTTRLPAAFHGDLIELFKNNPLVRANALEVCGTPIDLKQVTADIYSLAGTNDHITPWQSCYKSAQLFGGKVEFVLSSSGHIQSILNPPGNPKARYQTSDSLAGKPLEWQENATKHTDSWWLHWQAWQAERAGKLKKAPTTLGNKTYAAAEAAPGTYVHER, encoded by the coding sequence ATGAGTAACAAGAATAACGATGACTTGAAACGCCAGGCCTCGGAAAACACCCTGGGGCTCAACCCGATCATCGCGTTACGTAAAAAGGATTTACTGGCCTCGGCCAAGATGGTGCTGACCCAAGCCATCAAGCAGCCGTTGCACAGCGTCAAGCACGTCGCCCATTTTGGCGTTGAATTGAAGAACGTGATGTTCGGCAAATCGCAGCTGCAACCCGAAAACGATGACCGTCGCTTTCACGACCCGGCCTGGAGCCAGAACCCGCTGTACAAACGCTACCTGCAAACCTACCTGGCGTGGCGCAAGGAACTGCACGACTGGATCGGCGACAGCAACCTGTCGGAACAGGACATCAGTCGCGGCCACTTCGTGATCAACCTGATGACCGAAGCCATGGCCCCCACCAACAGCGCGGCCAACCCGGCGGCAATCAAGCGCTTCTTCGAAACCGGCGGCAAGAGCCTGCTCGATGGCCTGTCCCACCTGGCCAAGGACATGGTGCATAACGGCGGCATGCCGAGCCAGGTCAACATGGGCGCCTTTGAAGTCGGCAAGAGCCTGGGCACCACCGAAGGCGCGGTAGTGTTTCGCAATGACGTACTGGAGCTGATCCAGTACAAGCCGATCACCGAGCAGGTGCATGAGCGCCCGTTGCTGGTGGTGCCGCCGCAGATCAACAAATTCTATGTGTTCGACCTGAGCCCGGATAAGAGTCTGGCGCGCTTCTGCCTGCGCAATGGCCAGCAGACCTTTATCGTCAGTTGGCGCAACCCGACCAAGGCCCAGCGCGAGTGGGGCCTGTCCACCTACATCGAGGCGCTCAAGGAAGCGGTGGACGTGGTCACGGCGATTACCGGCAGCAAAGACATCAACATGCTCGGCGCCTGCTCCGGCGGCATCACCTGCACCGCCCTGCTGGGCCACTACGCCGCGCTGGGTGAGAAGAAGGTCAACGCCCTGACCCTGCTGGTGAGCGTGCTGGACACCACCCTGGACACCCAGGTGGCGCTGTTCGTCGACGAGCAGACCCTGGAAGCGGCCAAGCGCCACTCCTACCAGGCCGGTGTGCTGGAAGGCCGCGACATGGCCAAGGTGTTTGCCTGGATGCGCCCCAACGACCTGATCTGGAACTATTGGGTCAATAACTACCTGTTGGGCAACGAGCCGCCGGTGTTCGACATCCTGTTCTGGAACAACGACACCACGCGCTTGCCCGCCGCGTTCCACGGCGATCTGATCGAATTGTTCAAGAACAACCCACTGGTACGCGCCAACGCCCTGGAAGTGTGCGGTACACCGATCGACCTCAAGCAGGTCACCGCCGACATCTACTCCCTGGCCGGCACCAACGACCACATCACGCCGTGGCAGTCCTGCTACAAGTCGGCGCAGCTGTTTGGCGGCAAAGTAGAGTTCGTGCTGTCCAGCAGCGGGCATATCCAGAGCATCCTCAACCCACCGGGCAACCCCAAGGCACGCTACCAGACCAGCGACAGCCTGGCGGGCAAGCCGCTTGAATGGCAGGAGAATGCGACCAAGCACACTGACTCGTGGTGGCTGCATTGGCAGGCGTGGCAGGCGGAAAGAGCGGGCAAGCTGAAGAAGGCTCCGACAACATTAGGCAATAAAACCTACGCCGCAGCAGAGGCGGCGCCAGGCACCTATGTGCACGAACGCTAG
- the phaZ gene encoding poly(3-hydroxyalkanoate) depolymerase encodes MPQPFIFRTIDLDGQTIRTAVRPGKPHLTPLLIFNGIGANLELVFPFVQALDPDLEVIAFDVPGVGGSSTPKRPYRFPGLAKLTARMLDYLDYGQVNVVGVSWGGALAQQFAYDYPERCKKLILAATAAGAVMVPGKPKVLWLMASPRRYIQPSHVVRIAPMIYGGSFRRDSKLAAEHASKVRSAGKLGYYWQLFAGLGWTSIHWLHKIRQPTLVLAGDDDPLIPLVNMRMLAWRIPNAQLHIIDDGHLFLITRAEAVAPIIMKFLEEERMRAVIHPRPAV; translated from the coding sequence ATGCCGCAACCGTTCATCTTCCGTACCATCGACCTGGATGGCCAGACCATCCGCACGGCGGTACGCCCGGGCAAGCCCCACTTGACACCGTTGCTGATCTTCAACGGCATCGGCGCCAACCTTGAGCTGGTGTTTCCGTTCGTCCAGGCCCTGGACCCGGACCTGGAAGTGATTGCCTTCGATGTGCCAGGGGTGGGCGGTTCGTCCACGCCCAAACGGCCGTATCGTTTCCCTGGCCTGGCCAAGCTCACCGCGCGCATGCTCGATTACCTGGATTATGGCCAGGTGAATGTGGTGGGTGTGTCCTGGGGCGGCGCACTGGCGCAGCAATTTGCCTATGACTACCCGGAGCGTTGCAAGAAGCTGATCCTCGCTGCCACCGCCGCCGGTGCGGTGATGGTGCCGGGCAAGCCGAAAGTGTTGTGGCTGATGGCCAGCCCCCGGCGGTATATCCAACCGTCCCACGTGGTGCGCATTGCGCCGATGATTTATGGCGGCTCGTTCCGCCGCGACTCGAAACTGGCCGCCGAGCACGCCAGCAAAGTGCGCTCGGCCGGCAAGCTGGGCTACTACTGGCAACTGTTCGCGGGGCTGGGCTGGACCAGCATCCACTGGCTGCACAAGATCCGCCAGCCGACCCTGGTGCTGGCCGGGGACGACGACCCGCTGATCCCGCTGGTCAACATGCGCATGCTGGCCTGGCGCATTCCCAACGCACAGTTGCACATCATCGATGACGGCCACCTGTTCCTGATCACCCGGGCTGAAGCCGTGGCACCGATCATCATGAAATTTCTCGAGGAGGAGCGCATGCGGGCCGTGATTCACCCGCGACCAGCGGTGTAA
- the phaC gene encoding class II poly(R)-hydroxyalkanoic acid synthase, which translates to MRERPVTNPAPTPAAFINAQNAITGLHGRDLLSTLRSVAAHGWRNPLHTARHALALGGQLGRVLLGETVHEPNPRDSRFTDPTWTLNPFYRRSLQAYLSWQKEVRHWIDDSTLSSDDRARAHFAFSLLNDAVSPSNTLLNPLAVKELLNSGGNSVVRGVSNLLDDLLHNNGLPRQVTKQAFEVGKTVATTPGSVVFRNELLELIQYKPMSEKQYAKPLLIVPPQINKYYIFDLSPANSFVQYALKNSLQTFIVSWRNPDVRHREWGLSTYVAALEEALNVCRAITGAREVNLMGACAGGLTIAALQGHLQAKRQLRRISSASYLVSLLDSQIDSPATLFADEQTLEAAKRRSYQQGVLEGRDMAKVFAWMRPNDLIWNYWINNYLLGKEPPAFDILYWNNDNTRLPAALHGDLLDFFKHNPLSHPGGLEVCGTPIDLQKVTVDSFSVAGINDHITPWDAVYRSTQLLGGDRRFVLSNSGHIQSILNPPGNPKANYVENPKLSSDPRAWYYDANHVEGSWWPQWLEWIQQRSGVQRETLTALGNQNYPPMEAAPGTYVRVR; encoded by the coding sequence ATGCGAGAAAGACCCGTGACGAACCCGGCGCCCACCCCCGCCGCGTTCATCAACGCGCAAAACGCGATCACCGGCCTGCACGGTCGGGATTTGCTGTCGACCCTGCGCAGCGTTGCCGCCCACGGTTGGCGTAACCCCCTGCATACCGCCCGTCACGCCCTGGCCCTGGGCGGTCAGTTGGGGCGCGTGCTGCTGGGTGAGACCGTGCATGAGCCCAACCCGCGCGACAGCCGCTTCACGGACCCGACCTGGACGCTCAACCCCTTCTACCGGCGCAGCCTGCAGGCCTATCTGAGTTGGCAGAAAGAAGTCCGCCACTGGATCGACGACAGCACCCTGAGCAGCGACGACCGGGCCCGTGCGCACTTTGCCTTCTCGCTGCTCAACGACGCCGTCTCCCCCTCCAACACCCTGCTCAACCCGCTGGCCGTCAAGGAGTTGCTCAACTCCGGCGGCAACAGCGTGGTGCGCGGCGTGAGCAACCTGCTCGACGACCTGCTGCACAACAACGGCCTGCCGCGCCAGGTGACCAAGCAGGCGTTCGAAGTCGGCAAGACCGTGGCCACGACCCCAGGCTCGGTGGTGTTTCGCAATGAGCTGCTGGAGCTGATCCAGTACAAACCCATGAGCGAAAAACAGTACGCCAAGCCGCTGCTGATCGTGCCGCCGCAAATCAACAAGTACTACATTTTCGACCTGAGCCCGGCCAACAGCTTTGTGCAATACGCACTGAAGAACAGCCTGCAAACCTTTATCGTCAGTTGGCGCAACCCGGATGTGCGTCATCGCGAATGGGGCTTGTCCACGTATGTGGCGGCGCTGGAGGAAGCGCTCAACGTCTGCCGGGCCATCACCGGTGCCCGCGAAGTCAACCTGATGGGCGCCTGCGCCGGGGGCCTGACCATTGCCGCCCTGCAAGGCCATTTGCAGGCCAAGCGCCAGTTGCGGCGCATCTCCAGCGCCAGCTACCTGGTGAGCCTGCTGGACAGCCAGATTGACAGCCCCGCCACCCTGTTCGCCGACGAACAAACCCTCGAAGCCGCCAAGCGCCGTTCCTACCAGCAAGGCGTGCTCGAGGGCCGCGACATGGCCAAGGTGTTCGCCTGGATGCGTCCCAACGACCTGATCTGGAACTACTGGATCAATAATTACCTGCTGGGCAAGGAACCGCCGGCCTTCGACATCCTGTATTGGAACAACGACAACACGCGCCTGCCCGCCGCACTGCATGGCGACCTGCTGGACTTCTTCAAGCACAACCCCCTGAGCCACCCCGGTGGCCTGGAGGTATGCGGCACGCCTATCGATTTGCAGAAGGTCACGGTGGACAGCTTCAGCGTGGCCGGGATCAACGACCACATCACGCCGTGGGACGCGGTGTACCGCTCCACCCAGTTGCTCGGCGGCGACCGGCGCTTCGTGCTGTCCAACAGCGGGCATATCCAGAGCATCCTCAACCCGCCGGGTAACCCCAAGGCCAACTATGTCGAGAACCCCAAGCTGAGCAGCGACCCACGGGCCTGGTACTACGACGCCAATCACGTCGAGGGCAGTTGGTGGCCGCAGTGGCTGGAGTGGATCCAGCAACGCTCAGGCGTACAGCGCGAAACCCTCACCGCCCTGGGCAACCAGAATTACCCACCGATGGAAGCGGCGCCGGGCACTTACGTGCGCGTGCGCTGA
- a CDS encoding TetR/AcrR family transcriptional regulator: MKTRDRILECALQLFNQKGEPNVSTMEVANEMGISPGNLYYHFHGKEPLVLGLFERFQSELMPLLDPPADAQLEAEDYWLFLHLIIEHMAHYRFLFQDLSNLAGRLPKLAKGIRNLLTALKRTLASLLAHLKAAGQLVSDTQALGQLVEQITMTLLFSLDYQRILDREGEVRVVIYQIMMLVAPHLLLPTRQATERLALRYLEDAV, from the coding sequence ATGAAGACCCGCGACCGTATCCTTGAATGCGCCCTGCAGCTGTTCAACCAGAAGGGCGAACCGAACGTGTCGACCATGGAGGTGGCCAATGAAATGGGGATCAGCCCCGGCAACCTCTACTACCACTTCCATGGCAAGGAGCCACTGGTGCTCGGGTTGTTCGAGCGCTTCCAGAGTGAGCTGATGCCCCTGCTCGACCCACCGGCAGACGCCCAACTGGAAGCCGAGGACTATTGGCTGTTCCTGCACTTGATCATCGAGCATATGGCTCACTACCGGTTTTTGTTCCAGGATCTGTCAAACCTGGCGGGGCGCCTGCCGAAACTGGCCAAGGGCATTCGCAACCTGCTCACCGCGCTCAAGCGCACCCTTGCATCGCTGCTTGCGCACTTGAAGGCTGCGGGGCAATTGGTCAGCGATACCCAGGCGCTGGGGCAATTAGTGGAACAGATCACCATGACCCTGCTGTTCTCCCTGGACTATCAACGGATTCTCGATCGTGAAGGGGAGGTACGGGTGGTGATATATCAAATCATGATGCTGGTGGCCCCCCATCTGCTGCTACCGACACGACAGGCGACCGAGCGGTTGGCGCTGCGTTATCTGGAGGATGCGGTTTAA
- a CDS encoding response regulator transcription factor: protein MPTSSSNPYTVVLLDDHEMVRQGIELGLRKEADLSVIGSFGTGKQLLEALTLRPADVVVMDFILAPSEIDGLSLIQTLNRRFRQCRPLIVCSHYTPATVSMSLKAGCWGVLGKTQNMSELVTAIRTVAQGRIYLHPCMMPALQGMQSLIDVAHKPSNMEFSTSSWLNACLTPKEQEVLRCFLDGMSVNSIAAKFSRSVSTISTQKQSAYRKLGIKSDSELFRFTQQFGEFG, encoded by the coding sequence ATGCCGACTTCAAGTTCCAATCCATATACCGTCGTTCTGTTGGATGATCATGAGATGGTTCGGCAGGGGATCGAGTTGGGCTTGAGAAAAGAGGCCGACCTCAGTGTGATCGGCTCCTTCGGCACGGGGAAGCAATTATTGGAGGCGCTGACCCTGCGGCCGGCGGATGTGGTGGTCATGGACTTTATTCTGGCACCGTCGGAAATCGACGGCCTCAGTTTGATCCAGACGTTGAACCGACGTTTTCGCCAGTGCAGGCCCTTGATTGTATGTTCGCACTACACGCCCGCCACTGTTTCAATGTCTTTGAAGGCAGGTTGTTGGGGGGTACTGGGCAAAACCCAGAACATGAGCGAGTTGGTTACGGCGATTCGAACGGTGGCCCAGGGGCGTATTTATCTGCACCCCTGCATGATGCCAGCGTTGCAGGGTATGCAATCACTTATTGATGTTGCCCATAAACCGTCGAACATGGAGTTTTCAACTTCGTCATGGTTGAACGCCTGCCTTACGCCAAAAGAGCAGGAAGTTCTGCGGTGTTTTCTGGATGGGATGTCTGTGAATTCAATCGCGGCAAAGTTCTCGCGCAGCGTCAGTACGATCAGTACACAAAAACAATCGGCGTATCGAAAGTTGGGCATCAAGAGCGACAGCGAACTGTTCAGGTTTACCCAGCAGTTCGGGGAGTTTGGCTGA
- a CDS encoding fimbrial protein, producing the protein MNVNVLSTVAAALALTVAVSHCAHAADGVMNFSGLVTDVTCTVEGAAPGTGAVVKDVNLGGVSAARLAKPGDRANLTGFTIRIGAPGEGSCTNGRTAMVAFDPTSPAIDVATGRLNIDGHDDPSDTTNAKNVQVEVTKRDGSPLNVYTEKSEGVVIADNQALIPLAAQMYASGASTEGTVKTRVGFTIVYAD; encoded by the coding sequence ATGAACGTAAATGTTTTATCTACTGTCGCGGCCGCATTGGCCTTGACTGTTGCTGTATCACACTGCGCGCACGCTGCAGATGGCGTTATGAACTTCAGCGGCCTGGTCACCGATGTGACTTGCACGGTCGAGGGTGCGGCACCGGGCACCGGGGCTGTGGTCAAGGACGTCAACCTGGGCGGGGTTTCTGCCGCGCGCTTGGCGAAACCGGGTGATCGCGCCAACCTCACAGGCTTCACCATTCGCATTGGCGCGCCTGGCGAAGGCAGCTGCACCAACGGTCGCACCGCCATGGTTGCATTCGATCCCACCAGCCCCGCCATTGATGTGGCGACCGGCCGTTTGAACATCGATGGCCATGATGACCCGTCCGACACAACCAATGCCAAGAACGTACAGGTTGAAGTGACTAAACGCGATGGCTCGCCCCTGAACGTATACACCGAAAAATCTGAAGGCGTGGTAATCGCCGACAACCAGGCATTGATCCCACTGGCCGCACAAATGTATGCCAGCGGCGCGTCCACTGAAGGTACGGTCAAGACTCGGGTCGGCTTTACGATCGTGTACGCCGATTAA
- a CDS encoding molecular chaperone encodes MKRMVCLAFVACGFGLLPPLAPPAHAGVIIYGTRVIFPAEQREVVVRLENKGDRPALVQSWLDTGNPHSTPSTTQTPFTLSPPIFRIEPHQQQALRLRYSGEPAPADRESLYWLNVLEVPPRTANTEQNNQIELAFRTRVRVFLRPDALPYPVSSAPSKLQWALVAHEQGYALQATNLTPYHISLTSVDLLSGGKRFSKAANKDANDGLLMPAGDIKLFALPLLRSRPNDVAEVEFTSVSDFGARVRHSAPLAPPAAR; translated from the coding sequence ATGAAAAGAATGGTCTGCCTCGCATTTGTAGCCTGTGGATTTGGGTTGCTCCCACCGCTGGCGCCCCCAGCCCATGCCGGCGTGATTATTTACGGTACCCGCGTGATCTTCCCGGCGGAACAACGAGAGGTCGTCGTGCGCCTGGAAAACAAGGGAGACCGTCCGGCGCTGGTGCAATCCTGGCTGGATACGGGCAATCCACACTCAACACCGAGCACAACGCAAACGCCGTTCACCCTTTCGCCGCCGATCTTCCGCATTGAGCCGCATCAGCAACAGGCGTTGCGCCTACGCTACTCCGGCGAACCAGCACCTGCCGATCGCGAAAGCCTGTACTGGCTGAATGTGCTGGAAGTACCGCCGCGCACCGCCAATACCGAACAAAACAACCAGATCGAACTGGCGTTCCGTACCCGCGTGCGCGTGTTCCTGCGGCCCGATGCATTGCCCTACCCGGTGAGCAGCGCCCCATCAAAACTGCAATGGGCACTGGTGGCCCACGAGCAGGGCTATGCGCTGCAAGCGACCAACCTGACGCCCTACCATATCTCCTTGACCTCGGTTGACTTGCTGAGCGGCGGCAAACGCTTCAGCAAAGCGGCAAACAAGGATGCCAACGATGGCCTGCTCATGCCGGCCGGTGACATCAAATTGTTTGCACTGCCGCTGCTGCGCAGTCGCCCCAACGATGTGGCAGAAGTCGAGTTCACCAGCGTCAGTGACTTCGGTGCCCGCGTGCGCCACTCGGCCCCCCTTGCCCCTCCAGCCGCCAGATGA
- a CDS encoding molecular chaperone, with translation MNARSISYLSVKFMALVFVLSGSTAAHASVVIDNTRIVYPQHAKEVTVRLESKNQAPVLIQAWLDKGDEHSTPDLTGIPFIATPPIFRMEPGKQQVMRLAYTGEALPSAQESLFWFNVLEVPAQSQGPEHSNQLQLAFRSRIKLFFRPPNLPYGADAAPGKLQWRRELTEQGQVLEVYNPTPYYVTFEQVQLLEAQHGPTHQASTSGTANMVMPGGRSRFELPNLKSPPGNAATVEFQTLDDFGVTVSHRAKVST, from the coding sequence ATGAACGCGCGCTCCATTTCATACTTGTCAGTCAAGTTCATGGCCTTGGTTTTCGTGCTGTCGGGCAGCACTGCCGCACACGCGAGTGTTGTCATCGACAACACCCGTATTGTCTACCCGCAGCACGCCAAGGAGGTGACGGTCAGGCTTGAAAGCAAGAATCAGGCACCGGTGTTGATCCAGGCCTGGCTGGACAAGGGCGACGAGCACTCGACACCGGACCTGACCGGCATTCCTTTTATTGCCACCCCTCCCATTTTTCGTATGGAGCCAGGCAAACAACAGGTCATGCGCCTGGCGTATACGGGAGAGGCCTTGCCGTCGGCCCAGGAAAGCCTGTTTTGGTTCAATGTGCTCGAGGTACCCGCCCAATCGCAAGGCCCCGAACACAGCAACCAGTTGCAGCTCGCCTTCCGCTCTCGGATCAAGCTGTTTTTCCGTCCGCCCAACCTGCCTTACGGCGCCGACGCCGCACCCGGAAAACTGCAATGGCGTCGCGAATTGACCGAGCAAGGCCAAGTCCTGGAAGTCTATAACCCCACGCCTTACTACGTGACATTCGAACAGGTCCAACTGCTCGAGGCCCAGCACGGCCCTACCCACCAGGCCTCCACCTCAGGCACCGCGAATATGGTGATGCCCGGCGGTCGCAGCCGTTTTGAACTGCCCAACCTCAAGTCGCCGCCAGGCAACGCGGCAACCGTGGAGTTTCAGACGCTGGATGACTTCGGAGTAACGGTCTCTCACCGCGCCAAGGTCTCCACATGA
- a CDS encoding fimbria/pilus outer membrane usher protein — MSLNTPARVSNGSLIRRRLPFMARGLILLTSAHAWGAGAVENVEFNPAFFPDAVRGRQVDISKFSQGNVVLPGSYRIDIYLNGQWIGRETLSFVAVQGRDSAQMCLEREALLRFGIQVDAPHNQPTEPAQAPRRTFASCDDISSYLPGSSSQFDAGENRLALQVPQIYLARKARGYVDPQHWDSGIDAAFVRYNANTFVTRTNGRSLDSQYLGLNTGLNLGDWHWRHNASFNRTDSTSKYQSSATYVQRELSPLQSQLMMGETYTPGDLFDSVRLRGISLFSDDRMLPDSQTGFAPVVRGIAETNARVTVRQRGVLLDEVSVAPGPFVLNDLFPTGYGGDLTVTITEADGRQREFIVPFAANANLLRTGYHRYALSVGQLDEIGLRHPPKLMQATYQHGLSNLLTGYTGAVLGEDYRSHLLGTAFNTPFGALSIDLTHSNATLPGHGSRDGRSVQLRYSKNFTETGTHFALGAYRYSTEGFLSAADAARVRDLAIDGGNLEHVSRLRDRMDISLNQSLGNGSIYLTGSSQNYWNRKSGNLTFTTGYTGSWKGLHYTVSAQRTKDLLSERIDQQLELTLSLPLGSRARTPTLTTTAYRGNQGDGERLSLGGTLGERNEFTYGIGASRVQGASTATSADAKYQTSQGVVSAGFGQGNTYRAMSLGMTGGIVAHAEGVTFAPELGDTIGVVQAPDAQGARINGNHSAQVGRSGFAVVPHLTPYRQNAVELDPKDLSVDVELKTAAQNVAPRAGSVVKLQFATVSGQAILITALRDDASPLPFGSDVFDEDGASVGIVGQGGKAFVRVARAQGRLTVKWGGDTEDSCRLQYRLGTGPKANGSARLRHLDAGTCKTHTSG, encoded by the coding sequence ATGAGTTTGAACACGCCCGCCAGGGTGAGCAACGGGTCCCTGATACGTCGTCGATTACCGTTCATGGCGCGTGGCCTGATACTGCTGACCAGCGCTCACGCCTGGGGTGCAGGCGCTGTCGAGAATGTCGAATTCAACCCCGCCTTCTTCCCGGATGCCGTCAGAGGCCGACAGGTTGATATTTCAAAGTTCAGCCAGGGCAACGTTGTTCTGCCCGGAAGCTACCGCATCGATATTTATCTGAACGGTCAGTGGATCGGGCGGGAAACCCTGTCATTCGTTGCGGTGCAAGGCCGAGACTCTGCACAAATGTGCCTGGAGCGCGAAGCGCTTCTGCGGTTTGGAATCCAGGTGGATGCGCCGCACAATCAACCCACCGAACCCGCTCAAGCACCGCGTCGTACCTTTGCCAGCTGCGATGATATTTCGTCCTACCTGCCGGGCAGCAGCAGCCAGTTCGACGCCGGCGAAAACCGCCTGGCGCTGCAGGTTCCGCAGATCTACCTGGCGCGCAAGGCGCGGGGCTATGTCGACCCACAACATTGGGACAGTGGGATCGACGCCGCCTTTGTACGCTACAACGCCAACACGTTTGTGACCCGTACGAATGGCCGCTCGCTCGACTCCCAGTACCTGGGGCTGAACACCGGGCTCAACCTGGGCGATTGGCACTGGCGTCATAACGCCAGCTTCAACCGCACCGACTCCACTTCGAAGTACCAAAGCAGTGCCACCTATGTGCAGCGGGAACTGAGCCCGCTCCAGTCACAGTTGATGATGGGAGAAACCTACACGCCAGGCGATCTGTTCGACAGTGTGCGCCTGCGGGGGATCAGCCTGTTCAGCGATGATCGGATGCTGCCGGACTCCCAGACAGGTTTTGCGCCGGTCGTGCGCGGCATCGCCGAGACCAATGCGCGGGTCACGGTGCGCCAGCGCGGCGTGTTGCTGGATGAAGTTTCCGTCGCCCCTGGCCCCTTCGTGCTCAACGACCTGTTTCCCACCGGCTATGGTGGCGATCTGACCGTTACGATCACCGAGGCCGATGGTCGTCAACGCGAGTTCATCGTTCCGTTCGCCGCCAACGCCAACCTGCTGCGTACGGGCTATCACCGTTACGCACTGAGTGTCGGCCAGTTGGATGAAATTGGCCTGCGCCACCCACCCAAGCTGATGCAAGCCACTTACCAACATGGCCTCAGCAACCTGCTGACCGGCTATACCGGCGCGGTGCTGGGCGAAGACTACCGGTCCCATTTGTTGGGTACAGCGTTCAATACCCCGTTTGGCGCGCTGTCCATTGACCTGACCCATTCGAATGCAACGTTGCCGGGCCACGGGTCCCGTGACGGACGAAGCGTGCAGTTGCGCTACAGCAAGAACTTCACCGAGACCGGCACCCACTTTGCCCTCGGCGCCTATCGCTACTCCACCGAAGGTTTCCTGAGCGCTGCCGATGCCGCCCGGGTTCGCGACCTGGCCATAGACGGAGGCAACCTGGAGCACGTATCGCGTTTGCGCGACAGGATGGACATCAGCCTCAATCAAAGCCTGGGCAACGGATCGATATACCTTACCGGCTCGTCGCAGAACTATTGGAACCGCAAAAGCGGCAACTTGACGTTCACCACGGGGTACACGGGCAGTTGGAAGGGCCTGCACTACACCGTCAGCGCCCAGCGCACCAAGGACTTACTCAGTGAGCGGATCGACCAGCAATTGGAGCTGACCCTGAGCCTGCCCTTGGGCAGCCGCGCACGCACACCGACCTTGACCACCACCGCGTATCGCGGCAACCAAGGCGACGGCGAGCGGTTGAGCCTGGGCGGCACTCTGGGTGAGCGCAACGAGTTCACCTACGGGATAGGGGCCAGCCGGGTACAGGGTGCCAGTACGGCGACGAGCGCTGACGCGAAGTACCAGACCAGCCAGGGGGTGGTGTCCGCCGGTTTCGGGCAGGGCAACACCTACCGCGCGATGTCGCTCGGCATGACCGGCGGTATCGTTGCCCATGCAGAGGGCGTGACTTTCGCTCCGGAGCTGGGCGACACCATCGGTGTCGTCCAGGCGCCTGATGCCCAGGGTGCGCGGATCAATGGCAACCACAGCGCCCAGGTCGGCCGGAGCGGCTTTGCCGTGGTGCCCCACCTCACGCCGTATCGACAGAACGCGGTGGAACTCGACCCCAAAGACCTATCGGTGGATGTGGAACTCAAGACCGCTGCGCAAAACGTCGCACCGCGTGCCGGTTCAGTGGTGAAGCTGCAGTTCGCTACCGTCAGCGGTCAAGCCATCTTGATCACGGCACTGCGCGACGATGCCAGCCCACTGCCGTTCGGTTCGGACGTATTCGATGAAGACGGCGCCAGCGTCGGCATTGTCGGCCAGGGCGGTAAAGCCTTTGTGCGAGTGGCGCGTGCGCAGGGGCGGTTAACCGTCAAATGGGGGGGCGATACCGAGGACTCTTGCCGGCTGCAATACCGCCTGGGCACAGGGCCGAAGGCGAATGGCTCAGCGCGTTTGCGCCATCTGGACGCAGGCACTTGCAAAACCCATACGAGCGGTTGA